One part of the Bdellovibrio bacteriovorus genome encodes these proteins:
- the tgt gene encoding tRNA guanosine(34) transglycosylase Tgt — translation MLDGHNSTAVGPNSTATDANMKLGEFKVHATDGNARRATLMTAHGPVQTPVFMAVGTKATVKAMTPEELKDCGTQVVLGNTYHLHLRPGEKTIARMGGLHKFMNWHGPILTDSGGFQVFSLSQLRNMTEEGVEFRSHLDGAKHFISPEKSMEIQMDLGSDIIMAFDECLKYPATDEEIEKSMALTYRWLLRSQAAMTRKESLLFGIVQGGLSLKHRLKSMEQICSVDLPGYALGGFSVGEPMHLMHALLPDVAPRMPANKPRYLMGVGTPTDLIIAIDSGVDMFDCVMPTRVARNGTIYTWNGKVSIKRSEYKEDPSALDPECDCYTCKNYSKAYLRHMFMSGEILGSRLNTIHNIHFYMKVMEKAREAIAEGRWAEYRDFCLTRFAKKDS, via the coding sequence ATGTTGGACGGTCACAATTCCACAGCCGTGGGTCCTAATTCCACTGCAACAGATGCAAACATGAAACTGGGTGAATTCAAAGTTCACGCGACTGACGGCAATGCCCGTCGTGCCACCCTGATGACCGCACACGGTCCGGTGCAGACGCCGGTCTTTATGGCCGTGGGTACGAAGGCCACCGTGAAAGCCATGACTCCGGAAGAACTGAAAGACTGCGGCACTCAAGTGGTTTTGGGGAACACCTACCACCTGCACTTGCGCCCTGGTGAAAAAACCATCGCGCGCATGGGGGGCTTGCACAAGTTCATGAACTGGCATGGCCCGATTTTGACGGACTCTGGCGGTTTCCAGGTGTTCTCTTTGTCCCAGCTTCGCAATATGACTGAAGAGGGTGTGGAGTTCCGTTCGCACCTTGATGGCGCGAAGCACTTTATCTCTCCTGAAAAGTCCATGGAAATCCAAATGGACCTGGGTTCAGACATCATCATGGCCTTTGACGAGTGCTTGAAGTACCCGGCCACCGATGAAGAAATCGAAAAGTCCATGGCGCTGACCTATCGTTGGCTGCTGCGTTCCCAGGCCGCGATGACCCGCAAGGAAAGTCTGCTGTTTGGTATCGTTCAGGGCGGTTTGAGCCTGAAACATCGTTTGAAATCCATGGAGCAGATCTGTTCCGTGGATCTTCCGGGTTATGCATTGGGTGGATTCAGCGTCGGGGAGCCGATGCACTTGATGCACGCATTGCTTCCGGATGTGGCACCAAGAATGCCAGCCAATAAGCCGCGTTATCTGATGGGCGTTGGGACGCCGACGGATTTGATTATCGCAATTGATTCCGGCGTTGATATGTTTGACTGCGTCATGCCTACAAGAGTGGCACGCAACGGGACGATTTATACCTGGAACGGCAAGGTCAGCATCAAACGTTCTGAGTATAAGGAAGATCCTTCGGCTTTGGATCCGGAATGTGATTGCTATACTTGTAAGAACTATTCCAAGGCTTACTTGCGTCACATGTTCATGAGCGGAGAAATCCTGGGCTCCCGCCTGAACACCATCCACAACATTCATTTCTATATGAAAGTGATGGAAAAGGCGCGTGAGGCCATCGCTGAAGGCCGCTGGGCAGAGTATAGAGACTTCTGCTTAACACGCTTCGCCAAGAAAGATTCTTAA
- the yajC gene encoding preprotein translocase subunit YajC yields MLYGLLVSTAHAQSAAPGGQPSAFEMFVPFIFIFVIFYFLIIRPQSKRQKEHQKFLTEIKRGDEVVTSSGILGRVEGITEQFVTLEIADGVKVKMLRSQIATSQKAATQEEKK; encoded by the coding sequence ATGTTATACGGACTTCTTGTATCCACAGCTCACGCACAATCAGCGGCTCCTGGCGGTCAGCCATCAGCTTTCGAAATGTTTGTGCCGTTCATCTTTATCTTCGTCATCTTCTATTTCCTTATTATTCGCCCTCAGTCCAAACGTCAGAAAGAACACCAGAAGTTCCTGACTGAAATTAAAAGAGGTGACGAAGTTGTCACTTCCTCCGGCATTCTGGGCCGTGTAGAAGGCATCACTGAGCAATTTGTGACTTTGGAGATCGCAGACGGCGTTAAGGTGAAAATGCTTCGCAGCCAGATCGCAACATCTCAGAAAGCAGCAACTCAAGAGGAAAAGAAATAA
- the secD gene encoding protein translocase subunit SecD, which yields MEGLRWRTFVAVLGVAASLVWVLPNLVNLSEVSWWPSKQKLNYGLDIQGGLHLVMGVDVDGVVKESTTRLISTMKAEMTKENVAYADVKSEKPESGEVQVVVADAAGKAAVEKFISDKYSTVLQVVGSTDTSVTARYFDAYLNDYKNRVIQQSIETIRNRIDEFGVAEPSISQQGANRILIQLPGMADAEKAKQLINTTAKLDFMIVSNEKTPQELQVMIAEAEKAGNFNMENTKYSDYVTRVNEALKGKLPEKTAVYFEKAPNAATIDAGAIPYLLRTDTDLGGGALDDAFVGYDQYGSPQVSLQFNSAGAQKFADLTGNNVGKQMAIVLDKVVKSAPSIRDRIAGGSAVITLGGGRDRNGMMDEAKMISTSLRAGALPASLEQLEERRVGPTLGADAIGKAKLGSYVGAAIIVIFMLVYYKSMGAVASVALGLNILGIFALLTTFGATLTLPGIAGIALTVGFAVDANVLINERIREELRMGHGIKVAVAEGYNRAMSAIIDANVTTAATAVVLLYFGTGPVRGFAVTLLIGIVTSMFANVFVSKVIVDTLVNKFNFKKLSV from the coding sequence ATGGAAGGTCTTCGCTGGAGAACGTTTGTAGCAGTATTGGGCGTTGCCGCATCTTTGGTGTGGGTATTGCCTAACTTGGTTAACTTGTCGGAAGTGTCCTGGTGGCCTTCCAAGCAAAAGCTGAATTATGGTCTGGACATCCAGGGTGGTTTGCACCTTGTTATGGGTGTGGATGTTGACGGCGTGGTGAAAGAATCCACAACTCGTCTGATCAGCACTATGAAAGCGGAAATGACCAAGGAAAACGTGGCTTATGCTGACGTTAAATCCGAAAAGCCAGAATCCGGAGAGGTTCAGGTTGTGGTGGCTGATGCTGCGGGCAAGGCTGCTGTCGAAAAGTTCATCTCTGACAAATATTCCACTGTTTTGCAGGTTGTTGGTTCCACTGACACTTCTGTGACGGCTCGTTATTTTGATGCTTACCTGAATGACTACAAAAACCGCGTTATTCAGCAGTCCATCGAAACAATCCGTAACCGTATCGATGAATTCGGTGTGGCCGAGCCTTCTATTTCCCAGCAGGGTGCCAACCGCATCCTGATCCAGTTGCCTGGTATGGCTGACGCTGAAAAAGCGAAACAGCTTATCAATACAACTGCGAAACTGGATTTCATGATCGTGTCTAATGAAAAGACACCTCAGGAACTTCAGGTGATGATTGCTGAGGCGGAAAAAGCTGGCAATTTCAACATGGAAAACACCAAGTACTCTGACTATGTGACTCGCGTGAATGAGGCTTTGAAAGGAAAACTTCCAGAGAAAACGGCAGTTTACTTTGAAAAAGCACCAAATGCGGCGACGATCGATGCCGGCGCAATTCCTTACCTGCTAAGAACTGACACTGATCTTGGTGGTGGTGCTTTGGATGACGCTTTCGTGGGTTATGACCAATACGGTTCTCCACAAGTGTCTTTGCAGTTCAACTCTGCGGGTGCTCAGAAATTCGCTGATTTGACTGGCAACAACGTGGGCAAACAGATGGCCATCGTTCTTGATAAAGTTGTTAAATCCGCTCCAAGCATCCGTGACCGTATTGCGGGTGGTTCTGCTGTCATCACATTGGGTGGTGGTCGTGACCGTAACGGCATGATGGATGAAGCAAAAATGATCTCCACTTCTTTGCGTGCGGGTGCTTTGCCTGCTTCTTTGGAGCAGTTGGAAGAGCGTCGCGTGGGTCCAACTTTGGGTGCTGATGCTATCGGTAAAGCCAAACTTGGTTCCTATGTGGGTGCGGCGATCATCGTGATCTTCATGCTGGTTTACTACAAATCAATGGGAGCAGTGGCGTCCGTGGCTTTGGGGTTGAACATCCTGGGCATCTTCGCTTTGCTGACGACTTTCGGTGCAACTCTGACTTTACCGGGTATTGCGGGTATCGCATTGACCGTGGGCTTTGCGGTTGACGCCAACGTTCTGATCAATGAGCGGATCCGGGAGGAACTGCGAATGGGTCACGGAATCAAGGTGGCTGTCGCTGAAGGTTACAACCGTGCGATGTCTGCGATCATCGATGCCAACGTGACGACGGCGGCGACGGCGGTGGTTCTGTTGTACTTCGGTACGGGCCCGGTGCGTGGTTTCGCGGTGACCTTGTTGATCGGTATCGTGACTTCCATGTTCGCAAACGTGTTCGTTTCCAAAGTTATCGTTGATACTTTGGTGAATAAATTCAACTTCAAGAAGTTGTCGGTTTAG
- the secF gene encoding protein translocase subunit SecF, with protein MANKNTESFGRFDFVGKAWFFGGVSLILVVASLIYLAVHGINYGIDFKGGTEIQVKFDQGVTIDQVRDSVASLDLGEVGVQSFGEGNEFIIRFQGREGKTDKETNEILNADLTKVRGIITEKFQASNPDIRRIDTVGPQVGAELKRNGLLAVFYCLLVILIYVALRFDYKFAPGAVLCLFHDAVITLAVFVLVGKEVNVSILAAIMTLIGFSLNDTIVVFDRIREIDTGNHDKGFKFVINKSINEMLVRTLITSGTTFVSALCLYIFADGTVEDIAFSICVGIFFGTYSSIYVAAPFVLLMDKLQFKKAKAA; from the coding sequence ATGGCTAATAAAAATACAGAATCATTTGGACGTTTTGATTTCGTCGGTAAAGCCTGGTTCTTCGGGGGCGTGTCCCTGATCCTGGTTGTTGCTTCTTTGATTTATCTTGCGGTTCACGGGATCAACTACGGTATCGACTTTAAGGGTGGTACCGAGATCCAGGTGAAATTTGACCAGGGTGTGACCATTGATCAGGTTCGTGACTCCGTGGCGAGTCTGGACTTGGGTGAAGTGGGTGTTCAGTCCTTCGGTGAAGGCAACGAATTCATCATTCGTTTCCAGGGCCGTGAAGGTAAAACGGACAAAGAGACGAATGAGATTTTGAATGCGGACCTGACCAAGGTTCGTGGCATCATCACCGAGAAATTCCAGGCTTCCAATCCGGACATCCGCCGTATTGATACCGTGGGTCCTCAGGTGGGTGCGGAGTTGAAGCGTAACGGTTTGCTGGCAGTATTCTATTGCTTGCTGGTGATCCTGATCTACGTGGCACTTCGTTTTGATTACAAGTTTGCTCCGGGCGCAGTACTTTGCTTGTTCCACGATGCGGTGATCACTTTGGCGGTCTTCGTTCTTGTGGGTAAAGAAGTGAATGTGTCTATTTTGGCTGCGATCATGACGCTGATTGGTTTCTCTCTGAATGATACCATCGTCGTGTTTGACCGTATCCGTGAGATCGACACTGGAAACCACGATAAGGGCTTCAAGTTCGTTATCAACAAGTCCATCAACGAAATGTTGGTGCGTACTTTGATTACGTCCGGTACCACTTTCGTTTCCGCGCTTTGCCTGTACATCTTTGCTGATGGTACAGTTGAGGACATCGCGTTCTCTATCTGTGTGGGTATCTTCTTCGGTACTTACTCTTCTATCTACGTAGCGGCTCCTTTCGTTCTTTTGATGGACAAGCTCCAGTTCAAAAAAGCTAAAGCGGCGTAA
- the recJ gene encoding single-stranded-DNA-specific exonuclease RecJ produces the protein MNPLWTLRESENEPVIPSNVEGQWPKLITKVLAARGFAEASHVEKLLFPKLADLKDPLVLKGMSQALERLGQAYLNKEKICIYADFDLDGTSGLALLKTGMLALGFPDVLHYQPKRLAEGYGFHAHAVEELKKQGVSLIITVDVGITAHAAIDKANELGVDVILTDHHLPAETIPAAFVVVNPNQGDCPSGLGYLCGAGVAFYLLRGLKRHFHDHPQLPKNNWDLKEVLDYFTIGTLTDMVPLVDDNRVLVKHGLVKLAETKRAGLRALLEELDLTGRPLTSQDVAIRFAPKLNALSRMESGILPIDIFLLDDPSQARDMVRQVMKNNSTRVQLQGDAEAEAQQLLQGWPHQDFVFVASKNFHRGVLGLIATKLTQVYNKPAFVGAVGDDGMIVGSARLPQGQEACLVEAMSSAQELLSRFGGHSAAAGFEIAETKVSTFVGKLADHFSDLREKPKPLEIFYDVEAGLSEVSEGLMKWYDFVGPFGAGFSIPLIHFTNVQVLSKRELKGGHLRLKIADADGGASAEALLFTPTPRQLDTLTNVPGFYHVLGELQWNYFAGQKTVQILIRDLKAAT, from the coding sequence ATGAATCCTTTGTGGACGCTGCGGGAATCTGAGAATGAGCCAGTCATCCCCTCGAATGTCGAGGGGCAATGGCCGAAGCTCATCACAAAGGTTCTTGCAGCCCGCGGTTTTGCTGAAGCTTCCCATGTTGAGAAGCTTCTATTCCCGAAGCTCGCTGATTTGAAAGATCCTCTTGTGCTTAAGGGGATGTCTCAAGCTCTTGAGCGCCTGGGTCAGGCGTACCTGAATAAAGAAAAAATCTGCATCTATGCTGACTTCGATCTGGATGGAACTTCCGGTCTTGCATTGCTGAAAACCGGCATGCTGGCTTTGGGGTTCCCGGATGTTTTGCACTATCAGCCAAAACGCCTGGCCGAAGGTTACGGCTTCCACGCCCATGCGGTCGAGGAGTTGAAAAAGCAAGGTGTCAGTCTGATCATCACCGTCGATGTGGGTATCACCGCGCACGCGGCGATTGATAAAGCCAATGAACTGGGTGTGGATGTAATTCTGACGGATCACCATTTGCCAGCAGAAACAATTCCTGCGGCATTTGTGGTGGTGAACCCCAATCAAGGGGATTGTCCGTCGGGATTGGGTTATCTTTGTGGGGCGGGTGTTGCCTTCTATCTTTTGCGTGGATTGAAACGTCACTTCCACGATCATCCACAACTGCCTAAAAATAATTGGGATTTAAAAGAAGTATTGGATTACTTTACCATCGGTACGCTGACGGACATGGTTCCGCTGGTGGATGACAACCGCGTGCTGGTAAAGCATGGTCTGGTGAAGCTTGCTGAAACCAAGCGTGCCGGACTTCGAGCCTTGCTTGAAGAATTAGACCTGACCGGAAGACCGCTGACCAGTCAGGATGTGGCGATTCGTTTTGCGCCAAAGCTGAATGCGCTTTCTCGTATGGAATCCGGCATTCTTCCGATTGATATATTCTTGTTGGATGATCCCAGCCAAGCCCGCGATATGGTTCGACAAGTGATGAAGAATAATTCCACCCGCGTGCAATTGCAGGGGGATGCGGAAGCAGAAGCTCAACAATTACTTCAAGGCTGGCCTCATCAGGATTTCGTGTTTGTCGCTTCCAAAAACTTCCACCGCGGAGTTCTTGGGTTGATCGCGACGAAGCTGACTCAAGTCTATAACAAACCAGCCTTTGTGGGGGCGGTGGGTGATGACGGCATGATCGTGGGCAGTGCGCGTTTGCCGCAAGGTCAGGAAGCCTGTCTTGTGGAAGCAATGTCTTCTGCACAGGAATTGCTAAGCCGCTTCGGTGGTCATTCGGCCGCGGCGGGTTTTGAGATTGCGGAAACCAAGGTTTCCACTTTCGTGGGTAAGCTGGCGGATCATTTCTCGGATTTGCGTGAAAAGCCAAAACCGCTGGAAATCTTCTATGATGTTGAAGCGGGACTTTCCGAGGTCAGTGAAGGTTTGATGAAGTGGTATGACTTCGTCGGTCCTTTCGGCGCGGGGTTCTCGATTCCTTTGATTCATTTCACGAATGTTCAGGTCTTGTCCAAACGCGAACTCAAGGGCGGGCATCTTCGTCTGAAAATTGCTGATGCTGATGGCGGGGCTTCTGCGGAAGCGTTGTTGTTTACTCCGACACCGCGCCAGTTGGATACTTTGACCAATGTGCCGGGGTTCTACCATGTTCTGGGTGAACTGCAGTGGAACTATTTTGCCGGGCAAAAGACAGTTCAGATTCTTATTCGGGATTTAAAGGCAGCCACATGA
- the queC gene encoding 7-cyano-7-deazaguanine synthase QueC, producing the protein MKKNKKVVVLLSAGLDSTVNAYEAIKHHHEIVLALTFNYGQRAAKKELEASANIAKHLGVPHKVVELPWFKDFNKSSLLVEDQTVPTGAAVEIDNQQKSEETAKSVWVPNRNGIFLNIAAAYAEALGADAVIPGFNAEEAATFPDNSREFLEQATKSLWYSTSNHVTVGCYTAHLKKPDIVRLGQGLKIPWELIWPCYFSGDKWCGQCESCLRSKRAFASANIDVKHLFKE; encoded by the coding sequence ATGAAAAAAAACAAAAAGGTCGTAGTGCTTTTATCGGCGGGGTTGGACTCGACGGTGAATGCGTATGAGGCTATCAAACACCACCATGAAATTGTTCTGGCTTTGACTTTCAATTACGGGCAGCGTGCCGCGAAGAAAGAGCTGGAGGCTTCCGCAAATATCGCAAAACACCTGGGGGTTCCACACAAAGTGGTCGAGCTTCCATGGTTCAAGGACTTTAACAAGTCGTCTTTGCTGGTCGAGGATCAGACGGTCCCTACCGGGGCGGCAGTGGAAATCGACAATCAGCAAAAATCGGAAGAAACCGCGAAGTCAGTGTGGGTTCCCAATCGCAACGGGATCTTTTTGAACATTGCGGCGGCTTACGCAGAAGCTTTAGGTGCTGATGCGGTCATCCCGGGATTCAACGCTGAAGAGGCGGCAACTTTCCCGGACAATTCCCGCGAGTTCCTTGAGCAGGCCACCAAGTCCCTGTGGTATTCCACGTCCAATCATGTGACGGTGGGGTGTTACACGGCTCATTTGAAAAAGCCTGATATCGTGCGGTTGGGGCAGGGGCTGAAGATTCCCTGGGAATTGATTTGGCCTTGCTATTTCTCGGGCGACAAGTGGTGCGGGCAGTGTGAGTCCTGTCTTCGTTCCAAGCGGGCTTTTGCTTCAGCCAACATTGATGTGAAACATCTTTTTAAGGAGTAG
- a CDS encoding DUF366 family protein has translation MEASFIEKKFAYDGSQLRSLFAYLEHGILGPSIVSWVGACSIPFDHMVDGEDLLEKAVIQSDEMLHFIIEVFDRDLFSGVALQRLFASIAKDYVQSHGKGLLTGKSVRRDGDDIYLDTKKLSISIATRSPVSVMVHFAMNVTNKGTPVETLSLQDLELDPVRVAEDLMSLFRREFESITVATQKVRPVP, from the coding sequence ATGGAAGCTTCATTTATTGAAAAGAAATTTGCCTATGACGGTTCTCAGCTTCGCTCGCTGTTTGCCTATCTGGAACACGGAATTTTGGGACCTTCCATTGTTTCCTGGGTGGGTGCCTGCTCGATCCCTTTTGATCACATGGTGGACGGCGAAGATCTGCTTGAAAAGGCCGTGATCCAGTCCGATGAAATGCTTCATTTTATTATTGAAGTCTTTGATCGTGATTTGTTTTCGGGCGTGGCGTTACAGCGCCTGTTTGCCTCGATCGCGAAAGATTATGTGCAGTCTCACGGGAAGGGTCTTCTGACGGGTAAATCGGTTCGTCGCGACGGGGATGATATTTACCTGGATACCAAAAAGTTAAGCATTAGCATTGCGACTCGCTCACCAGTGTCGGTGATGGTTCATTTCGCCATGAACGTCACCAACAAGGGCACTCCGGTTGAAACCCTGTCTTTGCAGGATCTGGAGCTGGATCCAGTGCGCGTGGCCGAAGACCTGATGTCCCTGTTCCGCCGCGAATTCGAATCGATCACCGTAGCCACCCAAAAAGTCCGCCCCGTTCCTTAG
- a CDS encoding TolC family protein, translating into MKWQWGLTALFFSLTTNAQNLTSLQQQLVSNNPELRASAARQQASQSQAKSQWSPFLPEISASAGYGKESTLHDKDDGYVGYLSGRWNLYRGGQDWKAKSVATQESRIADFDFEITSRRLHRELGEAYYEALLNTHFIAVDSEKLQFLHNQRAMAQKKINAGLTSNVDAIELDLEESTLSAEIETHKTDLQVSKDVIKTLINSSEPVQLTTKETFPRISEADFAKSDLAGNPTLQKQEALEQSSQLRRQQTQGAYLPSIDVNAQYGRLVPQYDDPLEASESRVSVLMTWTLFSGLDTRFKSAAAKEIEKAQGLEKTSTRLQLDTQVSSLRNKARELLQLRTLLEKRQTLTQKYYDLTLSEYRRGVKNSSDLASATNSLFDNRTRLLEVQKELAILKLKFDELTI; encoded by the coding sequence ATGAAGTGGCAATGGGGTTTGACGGCCCTGTTCTTCAGTCTAACAACGAACGCGCAAAACCTGACCAGCCTGCAACAGCAACTGGTCAGCAACAACCCGGAATTGCGGGCCAGCGCCGCTCGTCAACAAGCCAGCCAGAGTCAGGCAAAAAGCCAATGGAGTCCGTTCCTGCCAGAGATATCCGCCTCGGCCGGTTATGGCAAAGAAAGCACTTTGCATGACAAAGATGATGGATATGTCGGCTATCTCAGCGGACGCTGGAACCTGTATCGCGGCGGCCAGGACTGGAAGGCAAAAAGCGTTGCCACTCAGGAAAGCCGCATTGCAGACTTCGACTTTGAAATCACCTCGCGCCGCCTGCACCGCGAGCTGGGGGAAGCGTACTACGAAGCTTTGCTCAACACGCATTTTATTGCTGTGGATTCGGAAAAACTGCAGTTCCTGCACAACCAGCGCGCCATGGCTCAGAAAAAAATCAATGCCGGTCTGACGTCGAACGTGGATGCCATTGAACTGGACCTGGAAGAAAGCACACTGTCAGCGGAAATCGAAACTCATAAGACCGATCTGCAGGTTTCAAAAGATGTGATCAAAACCCTGATCAACAGCTCAGAACCCGTGCAATTGACCACAAAAGAAACTTTCCCGCGCATCAGCGAAGCTGATTTTGCAAAGTCGGACCTAGCTGGCAACCCCACTTTACAGAAGCAGGAAGCGCTCGAGCAAAGCTCACAACTGCGCCGCCAGCAGACCCAAGGGGCGTACCTTCCCAGCATTGATGTGAATGCTCAGTACGGTCGCCTGGTTCCACAATACGACGACCCTCTGGAAGCAAGCGAGTCCCGTGTGTCGGTGCTGATGACCTGGACGCTGTTCTCGGGTCTTGACACGCGCTTTAAAAGCGCCGCTGCGAAAGAAATCGAAAAAGCTCAAGGCCTGGAGAAAACCAGCACCCGCCTGCAACTGGATACGCAAGTTTCCAGCCTGCGCAACAAAGCCCGGGAACTTTTACAACTGCGCACGTTGCTGGAGAAACGCCAGACACTGACTCAGAAATACTATGACCTGACATTGTCTGAATACCGTCGTGGAGTAAAAAACTCTTCAGACCTTGCCAGCGCCACCAACAGCCTTTTTGACAACCGCACCCGCCTGCTGGAAGTACAAAAAGAACTTGCAATCCTGAAATTGAAATTTGACGAACTGACTATCTAA